In the genome of Ptychodera flava strain L36383 chromosome 13, AS_Pfla_20210202, whole genome shotgun sequence, one region contains:
- the LOC139147456 gene encoding CST complex subunit STN1-like: MAATETQYELQPQIHWGLDPVYSSYAKMYIKDVLEMPEYPQFQGAFAYKNHPILKVDVTGLIVKVVEKPSLFYLCVDDSTGVIGCTCWKPKDLGEPTSANAGCQSGDRESAKTSDILQELEELAEKSKPKRFNLGDFLHVRGRIKTFRGRREISASYYAKYEGAHGGNAEIVRMFELPNIYRSIYNKPFTLPERLAAEIEAIREEQISGLKTEGRLVQELMDRLQDFLKDRDIKTFSLQDLQTIPEFMDIARMPCREFHSRDASPEKVPAKQIHSIFKKAVEGMEETGIVFRKEGPEGLFAVVCQSENLENAILSILQRDSKKAKFAEKGCHYMHLMDCLRNTEQFRRIGLQTVLQALDRLECQSSIISCTRRHYIAFS, from the coding sequence ATGGCTGCTACCGAAACTCAGTATGAACTCCAACCCCAGATCCATTGGGGACTGGACCCGGTCTACAGTTCGTATGCCAAGATGTACATCAAAGACGTCCTCGAAATGCCCGAATATCCACAATTTCAGGGTGCCTTTGCCTACAAAAACCACCCTATTTTGAAAGTTGACGTCACTGGGTTGATCGTGAAAGTTGTGGAAAAACCGTCGCTGTTCTACTTATGCGTCGATGACTCCACGGGAGTCATTGGTTGCACCTGCTGGAAGCCGAAGGATCTTGGGGAACCGACCAGTGCGAATGCAGGATGTCAAAGCGGTGACAGGGAAAGCGCGAAGACCTCGGACATTTTGCAGGAACTTGAGGAGTTGGCCGAAAAAAGTAAACCCAAGCGATTTAATCTGGGAGATTTCCTTCATGTAAGAGGTCGAATTAAAACATTTCGGGGACGAAGAGAGATAAGTGCATCATATTATGCTAAATATGAAGGCGCACATGGGGGCAATGCTGAAATAGTCCGAATGTTCGAACTTCCAAATATCTATAGATCCATTTACAACAAACCCTTCACCTTGCCAGAACGACTGGCTGCAGAGATTGAAGCAATCAGGGAGGAACAGATATCAGGGCTGAAGACAGAGGGCAGACTTGTCCAAGAATTGATGGATAGACTGCAAGACTTTCTCAAAGACAGAGACATAAAAACTTTCAGTTTGCAAGATTTGCAGACTATCCCTGAATTTATGGACATTGCACGGATGCCATGTAGGGAGTTTCATTCCAGAGATGCGTCTCCGGAGAAGGTGCCAGCCAAACAGATCCACAGCATATTTAAAAAGGCTGTAGAGGGAATGGAAGAGACCGGTATCGTCTTCAGGAAGGAAGGCCCGGAAGGGCTGTTTGCAGTTGTGTGTCAGTCTGAAAACTTGGAGAACGCCATCCTGTCCATACTGCAGAGAGATTCTAAAAAGGCAAAGTTTGCAGAGAAAGGATGCCACTACATGCACCTGATGGACTGCCTTCGCAACACAGAGCAGTTCAGACGAATCGGTTTGCAGACTGTTCTGCAGGCATTAGATAGACTTGAATGCCAGAGTAGCATAATCAGCTGCACTCGTAGACACTACATAGCATTTTCATGA